CGCCGCTTTGCCAAGCGCATGCAGAAGGAATCGACACGGCTTGCGGCGCTGGTGCAGGACATCATCGAACTCTCCCGGCTGCAGGGCGCCAATGTGGCACAGCAGGGGCATCCCGTGGACATCAATTCCGTTATCACCGAGGCTGTGGATCGTTCGCAGCTGCCGGCCGAGAGCAAGAACATTTCCATCGTGGTGGGCGGCCACGTGGACGCCAAGGTTTATGGAGACCAGGACCTGCTTGTCACGGCGCTGCGAAACCTGATCGACAACGCTATCCGCTATTCGCCGGAGAACACACGGGTGGGGATCGGCGTGCGCGCCAAGGAAGGCCTGATCTCCATCTCCGTCACCGACCAGGGTGACGGCCTGAGCCCGGAGGACCAGGAACGGGTCTTTGAACGCTTCTACCGCGTGGACGCCGCAAGGTCGCGGCAGACCGGCGGCACCGGCCTGGGCCTGAGCATCGTGAAGCACGTTATTTCCAACCACGGCGGCGAAGTGACACTGTGGTCGCAGCCCGGCCAGGGGTCCACTTTCACCATCAGGCTTCCAGAGATGGAGGGGCAGGACGACGGCGACGCCTCGGCGGCGCCGGCAGCGGCCGCCCGCAGCACCCCACCCCACAGTAACGACGCCTCCGGCGTCCATGAGCAAGGAGCCAGCGCTTGAGCAGGATTCTCATAGTCGAGGACGAGGAGTCGTTCAGCGACCCGCTGTCCTACCTTCTGGGCAAGGAAGGATTCGAGGTGGAGGTCGTGGACAACGGC
Above is a window of Arthrobacter sp. FB24 DNA encoding:
- a CDS encoding sensor histidine kinase encodes the protein MLIGVIAGLIGLSFGIFGVLAFRVSEQQRKLVDVEFDEPALPPGAAEVLAVVGRAFVVVDAIDGVVRASPAAYAFGLVRGHTVVHKQLLDMTARVRRDGVILEKQFELPRGPLGQGTIIVQVRAAMLGEEYILLLADDRTEITRTEEIRNDFVANVSHELKTPVGAISLLAEALESSADDEEAVRRFAKRMQKESTRLAALVQDIIELSRLQGANVAQQGHPVDINSVITEAVDRSQLPAESKNISIVVGGHVDAKVYGDQDLLVTALRNLIDNAIRYSPENTRVGIGVRAKEGLISISVTDQGDGLSPEDQERVFERFYRVDAARSRQTGGTGLGLSIVKHVISNHGGEVTLWSQPGQGSTFTIRLPEMEGQDDGDASAAPAAAARSTPPHSNDASGVHEQGASA